A single window of Granulicella mallensis MP5ACTX8 DNA harbors:
- the gnd gene encoding phosphogluconate dehydrogenase (NAD(+)-dependent, decarboxylating), whose product MELGMIGLGKMGGNMAERLRLAGHKVVGFDFSADAVKKLNDAGSVGVSSLEDLVKNLQAPRAIWIMVPAGDPVDETIAKLKPFMQKGDIFIDGGNSNYKDSQRRHEALKQEGFGFVDVGTSGGIWGITEGYSMMIGGDEDVVERLRPIFETLAPAADQGWGRVGPAGAGHFVKMVHNGIEYGMMQAYAEGFSIMKAKTPLALDLTQISEIWRYGSVVRSWLLDLTADALKKNPTLDGLEAFVPDSGEGRWTVFEAIDLNVSAPVITESLIRRLRSREDNNFTDRMLSTMRNEFGGHAVKKS is encoded by the coding sequence ATGGAACTTGGAATGATTGGCCTCGGCAAGATGGGCGGCAACATGGCAGAGCGCCTGCGCCTGGCCGGGCACAAAGTAGTCGGCTTTGATTTTTCCGCCGACGCTGTAAAAAAGCTGAACGACGCAGGCTCCGTCGGCGTGAGTTCGCTTGAAGACCTCGTTAAGAATCTCCAGGCGCCGCGAGCGATCTGGATCATGGTACCGGCCGGCGACCCCGTCGACGAGACGATTGCGAAGCTGAAGCCCTTCATGCAGAAGGGCGATATCTTCATCGACGGCGGAAACTCGAACTACAAGGATTCGCAGAGACGGCATGAGGCCCTGAAGCAGGAAGGCTTCGGCTTCGTCGACGTAGGAACGTCGGGCGGCATCTGGGGCATCACCGAAGGCTACAGCATGATGATCGGCGGCGACGAAGACGTCGTCGAACGCCTGCGTCCGATCTTCGAGACGCTCGCCCCTGCAGCCGACCAAGGCTGGGGCCGCGTTGGACCCGCCGGTGCCGGACACTTCGTCAAGATGGTCCATAACGGTATTGAATACGGCATGATGCAGGCCTATGCAGAGGGCTTCTCGATCATGAAGGCGAAGACACCGCTCGCGCTGGACCTGACGCAGATCTCCGAGATCTGGCGCTACGGTTCGGTGGTCCGCTCGTGGCTGCTCGACCTGACCGCCGACGCACTCAAGAAGAACCCCACGCTCGATGGTCTCGAAGCCTTTGTGCCGGACTCCGGCGAAGGCCGCTGGACGGTCTTCGAAGCCATCGATCTCAACGTGTCAGCGCCTGTCATTACGGAGTCGCTGATTCGCCGTCTCCGCTCGCGCGAGGACAACAACTTTACCGACCGTATGCTATCCACTATGCGCAACGAGTTTGGTGGACACGCAGTAAAGAAGAGCTAG
- a CDS encoding oxidoreductase, with amino-acid sequence MSNSTGNTQAGKVWFITGASTGFGREMAEQLLAGGAKVVATARKPEQLSALAAKYPETALVLPLDVTKEDAVQSAVEKTLAKFGHVDVLVNNAGYGVLGAVEEVTEAEFMPMYETNVFGLIRVTKAFLPQFRARRSGHIVNLSSIGGLVGLSGWGFYNSTKFAVEGFSEALSVELAPLGVKVLIVEPGPFRTDFLGRSGQEVPTRIADYDETAGKTREYMKTNDGKQVGDPVRAVQAIIAAVASPHTPKHLLLGKLALTRFRAKLDEFTQEIAAWEPVTLGADFPEGE; translated from the coding sequence ATGAGCAATTCGACAGGCAATACGCAGGCAGGAAAAGTTTGGTTTATCACAGGCGCATCCACAGGCTTCGGCCGTGAGATGGCCGAGCAACTGCTCGCCGGTGGCGCGAAGGTCGTCGCTACCGCGCGCAAGCCCGAGCAGTTGAGTGCGTTGGCGGCAAAGTATCCCGAGACCGCGCTGGTACTGCCTTTGGACGTCACGAAGGAAGACGCGGTGCAGTCGGCCGTCGAGAAGACGCTGGCAAAGTTCGGTCACGTCGATGTGCTGGTAAACAACGCAGGCTACGGCGTATTGGGCGCGGTGGAAGAGGTTACCGAAGCCGAGTTCATGCCGATGTACGAGACCAATGTCTTCGGCCTCATCCGCGTCACCAAGGCGTTTTTGCCGCAGTTTCGCGCGCGCCGCAGCGGCCATATCGTGAATCTTTCGTCAATTGGCGGCCTCGTCGGTCTGTCCGGCTGGGGATTTTATAACTCCACAAAATTCGCAGTCGAAGGCTTCTCGGAGGCGCTCTCTGTCGAACTCGCCCCGCTGGGCGTGAAGGTGCTGATCGTCGAGCCCGGTCCGTTCCGCACCGACTTCCTGGGCCGCTCCGGCCAGGAGGTGCCTACGCGCATCGCCGACTACGATGAGACTGCCGGCAAGACCCGCGAATACATGAAGACCAACGACGGCAAGCAGGTGGGTGACCCGGTGCGCGCGGTGCAGGCGATTATCGCCGCCGTCGCGTCGCCCCATACGCCGAAGCACCTCTTGCTGGGCAAGCTGGCGCTCACGCGCTTCCGCGCGAAACTCGACGAGTTTACGCAGGAGATCGCAGCCTGGGAACCGGTAACGCTTGGGGCGGATTTTCCTGAAGGTGAGTAG